The sequence ACAGGACATCGGATTTGGATCTTTCTCGAGTGAGAGTTCAGTTTACTTGTAATGATGTTGGTTGGGATTTGATGGTTTTGGACTAATCAATGGTTGATCCCATCAAGGCTAGGTTTTCGGAACTCAATAGAcaagaaaaatactaaatacCCTTCACAGTTTCATGCCCTATCAATCATGTCAGGTCTTGTTTAGCTCTATCTTTGCTCATCGAAGGCCGGTAAGAATTTGGAGGTGGACATGATACCATCTTCTCACGGGGGACCCATTACGAAGATCGCCTGACAAGAGAATCTGCCACTGGGACGATCACTACCGTCAATTTATTGGGTTCCAGtcaacaaaagagaaaagggtTTGTCGATCCTAGCTGGCCTTTAATACAAAATATTCATCTGTTGAGCTGGTTCTTTTGCATGTGGGCCACGTGTTTCGTTAGATACATATGCCACGTGTATCAGTGTGACTCAGAGGACCACCATAGTCATGGGTCTACCCGATTTTTTACCCTGTCTCTTTCCTTCCTCTTCGTCTTTTCCTTATCATCATCGTTTTCAAGTCCTCAAGAACTCGTCCGATTTGTAATTAACTAACAACATATTATTGACACAAGAAAGTATTATTGATAAGAGTGATGGTAATGACAATGCCTTGTATTATTGAAGGAAGGCTGATAGCTATCCCCAACGTGAGGAGGTAATCTCTAGCTTGgctctagctagctagctagctagccagcattatttgtttttgtctcGTATGTATTATTGGCAGGCAAGAGCTTAATTAAAGACAACAACATGAAGACACTTGATGAGAGACTTGTCGTGATGAGAGCAACACAATGATAGTCCCATGTTGCATGCATGCAGTGCTTGTGAAAAAGATAGAGATAAAAGATGAAATGCATGTTATGTAGCACTAAAGAGCCAAGAATCACTCACTTGTTTTTGTTCATGGGGTAAATGAGGATGGGCCCACTTGTCTTGTTGTTTCCCAAAATGCCCTTGAAGACACCCCTGTCAAGGTCGGCAATCCTTGATCTGGGAACAAATAGGTTGAGCCAAGGGTGCGGCACCTCCCACAATCCCTTGGCTCTCAGCTTTAACTCGGCCCTGTGGACGCGATCCAGAAAATCAATGTAGGGCAGATCGGTTGTGAAGACTGTTGATGGTATGAAGTTCAGGTTCTTCATCAAAGCCTCTACTTCCTGCATCAAGTAACCACCATAcaatacttaattaattatgatttgttgGTGTCATTAATTATAAGAAcattaatagaaaaatataatccaagtacaaaaaagaaaagctgcTGCTACTAGACATTGTTGCTTTTGTCAAGATAAGTTTGATTccaatcaatttttaataagcTCAAGAAAGGGGACATTAATTAGAAGAGAATCATTTGGTGGGTGGCCGGCTTAATaatagatttattaatattcaatgcagtaaaaaaaaatagaaaagtagCGTTCAATCTTAGGCTCAGACAGGACGATAGATTGCACTAGATCTCCCATGTTTTCTTGTACATGTTTTCTAGCATTTTTTATAGTAGCTAGTACGTATAAAAATACATACTCAGCAATCACAGTCATATAATCTAGCTAGGAATAGTGGGGGCAACCCTTGAGGGCAGCATCTTgctaaaaatagagaaaatgtGTACAATAATACAATTGAATGACAGCGATGATAGTAGAAGGTTCTTTATCATTATAAGAAGAGATGATTAAACAAATTATTGGTAAGAAATTTAATTGGACATTCAATGAGGACAGACTTGGTAGTTTTCTAAACCTGTTTTTTCAACTATTGTAACTAGTCTTGACAGCATGGTTAGCACCATGATAAAAGGCATGTATCATGAGGGATAGgggtgtcaaaaaaaaaaaaaaaacgaatcttgggtaatatttatattaacgAACCCAAGTCAAGTTGTCGTCGACAAAATCATAATATCAGACATGTTTGTGTTTCCAAGGAAGATAATGagtaagaatttttaaaattcgatcaacattatttttttttacaattcattctatttgtttttcacAATTTATTCTCTGCTTCAATTGAtctaattgatttattaagtGTAAATTATTTGTTACATTTTATAACAGGTTTTAAGCTAATTTATTAAGCCTAAATCTTAGTTACATTTAAGTCTACCTCATGAAGATTGATAAAATACATTCAATCTATAGATACTTATAGTATCCATGAAAAATTCAGCTGAAAATCTAATATATTCAAAAATGGTAATGTAAGTCCAATTTATAGATACTTATAGCTAGtatctataaaaaatttagctgaaggtataattaatatattcaatCCGGtcaggtttaaaaaataattaaatggataggtttataatttataaaataaactgatTTAAATACAATTATGAGTTAAATATATACTGATTGGAGATTGTCCAGCCACCAACTTAGGAGAAAAACATAATTATCAATATCTATTATTGTACTCTGCATTTAAATTAATAAGCCATGGTGCCAATTAAGACGAGCAGCAAGGCGATCGtattattattaacaagttCTTGCTAATAATTTTACGACAAGTCCTATAGCCACAGAAATATGTACGCATTCTGTGGACGAATTAAAGGGATTTTACCTGATCAATGGCATCGCCAGCGGATTCATCGTAATTTTTGGTGATCTCTAAGCAGTAGAGCACACCCCCATTAGCCCCAACCGAGCTAATCTTGACAGGATTACGAGGGGAAAAGAAAGAGGACCTCCAATTGTTAATAAGCCCTTCATCAACAATAACAAATCCCTCGACATAATCGAATTTTAAGGTAGAAGGTTTTCCATGCATGGAAATGAGGTATTCTTGGTCCCCGGTAAAAGTCGAGAAGTTGGAGTACAGTACTCTTATCCACCTCACCTGcgataaataaaacaaagagaacgtgaaaaggaaagaaaaagaccaTGTTAGCGGCAAAAGCAAGACGTCAACAACATTGCCAGCTTTAGAACAGCCGTTTGAATGAGTTAAAAAGCTTACATGGACCCAATCTTAACCCATCAGTCATGAATAATTATACTTGCTTCTTTCGTTTTATCCTCTACTAATACTAGGAAATTTATGCAAAGTTATGTGCCCCACCGTggaacaaaaccaaaatctgTCACCAACGagtgaaaaatattgatgctgttcaaagagagagagagagagagagagctgtaCCCTTTGAGGAGCTGGTTCAAGTGCAATTCTAGCCCTAGTGATGATTCCAAATTGCCCTAGACCACCAAGAACAGCATGGAacaactttgaatttttttcttcggAGCATGTCATGAGCTCACCTTTGCCTGATATCCAGTAGTGGAATATTAAGTACATCAACATGAAAACAATTAGAACCTGTCTCCCAAGATATACAAATATTAAGGCAGCCAAGGAAAAACCCAGAATTAATTtgtgcaaaaaataattatccaaaAACAGGAAGACAACAAGAAGAAACCAGCCATGCAAGGAAGCCATGGATATTTTAAGGACCAACCTGTGACGACGTCAAGCTCATAGACATTGCTAATTTGAGGTCCATGGTTAAAAGCTTGCCCACTAATTCCACCATTAGACAAGGTACCACCTACTGAAAGATACAAATAATCTGTCCATGATTTTGGTGCTAGCCCATGCTCTAATGTACTCCTTAACACATCTATCCACAGCTCCCCTCCCCACACGTCTACATGCATCTCCTTCACAGCTACTTGTGGCTTTGCCAGGTTCCCCAACCCAAGGCGACTCCCTCTCGAGCCGCCACTCATTTCAATCACCACCCCGTTACTTGTCTGTGCCTGACCGTTTATGGAATGCCCATGACCCCTAGCCGAGACCGTGAAACCCTGAGACGAGAGGTACGCCGCTTGGACAAGCCGAGCTATGTCATCAGCGGAACCCGGGTGCAAGACTGCCATCGGTTCGGATCGGCTTATCAAGCCGAAATCAAGAGAAGCCGTTTCGACATCAAACGGATCAACGCTGAGCTGACCGCCAACCCCAAGACGAAGTAGCTCCGATGGATCAACAGTCAACCCTACAGTCACAATCAAACGACAGATAGCGAACGTTAAGAGAAGCTTAGTAGCCATTTCAAGGatctcttgtttcttttctttggttttcttgTATATTACGAGTAAGAGTAATAATCCTTTATAAAGAAAAGGTCAAGAAGGTGGTGGCAGTTAGAAGtaggtggcggcggcggcggcggccgAGGTGGTGGTTTCTCGATAAGGGTGAGAGGTaaagaaagagaacaaaatTTGGTGCCCCTGTTTGTGGTGGTGGGGCTAACGTAAGCTGGATTGCGCTTTAAAGATTTTCTAGGCCGAACATGCAAAGTTCAGATTCCCCGCTAATCCTCTCTGCTCTTTTTGCACGTTGCACAAAGAAGGTAATAATATAAGGTAATTCAACGAcagaaatattaaataatattttgattttaatctcTTGTGTGTTTGTGGTAGTGCAGggagagggggagggggagagagCCTGACTGATGTGTCATTGGGACGTTTATGAGTTGTGCCTGGGATATAAGATACAGGCTCTCATTTTATAGGACAAAACGGGGCCGGGGAAGATGGAAGGGACACGTGGACGATCACGTGCGGGGGGTGAGGGGACACGTGTGGAGGAAGAGGGTGAGGCAGTATGTGGGGCCAGGTTTTTGAATAAGGGGCCCAGGTATGGATACGGAAGATCCATGTAGGGACGTAGGCAAGGGAAGGTTCACGTGGTTTCAGAGACTGGACGATGTATGCAGCCAATACAAAAGATTCTCTCAACGTATCTCCTCCCTTTCTCTCATCTCCACagggagaaaaaaaacttatcagcAAAATTCCTCCATGCCAAGTATGAACAGTTAGAATTATTGGCTGAAAGTGTGGGAAAAGCCTTTAGGTTGCATGCACGAATAGACACGTTCTCTATCTTTATTgtatctgtttttttcttctcgaaataataactaaatattaaggtaatatatatttttaattaaaattcaatagaaAAAGACCTTCAAGTGCTCAACTGGGCCAAGAAATATTAGCTTATATGGTGATTATCAATAACAAAAGCATTCGCTGAAACCGGTCATGATCATTGGATAATTTTTCAGCAAGTCAATTTTGAACTCCAGAGAAATTGCAATGTGGGTTAGGGTTAATTAGGCTCTAGCTAGCTTGCCATttatagatataaatataaacaacaAGTGGATTTGGTGGGCAATTTATATTGCATGATGTTATGGTGATCAAGGATACTACCCCAAGGGACGGGGTCCCTTTTGTCAAGTGGATGTTCCGTGACAAAAATGTACTCttgaagttttaattattttgagtaCGCTTCTAAATGTAACAAGCTAGGGGTCAAATGAAGAATATTGAACCTTCAAAACCATGgtgtaaggtttttttaaaaagcatttttaattaaaataattttttatattattatattaaaatcattaaatattattaatgtaatatatttttaagtaaaaaacacttaatattCTATCCTGGGTTTCACAAAGAAATTTGCAATCGTTTTCTTATGATGTGCTTCAatcaacattttcattttggGAAACATCCGAGAGAATGGCTAGAGATTCCTGTGGTGATTATGGTTTTCGTGGATCGTTTACGGAAAAATAAActaagatttttaattataactctaaaattaaagctttaagagaaaatctttgaatttattagataattccgaataaaattataaatttaataacaataatctcTCTAGACATGCTACCTTTTAACTGAGAGTTTAAtctgatttttgaaaaaaaaatcaattaaaaatctaactaaaaaaaatcctaaaattaataactagaaattaaatatctttagTTAGCAAACATAATATATAACACTGGTATTACTGGGCCAAGATCAAATCTCTGGACTCATCAACTACAATGATTCTTTCCTTGATGTTATACTATTCTAGGTCATTACTAAATTAGAAGAAAAGATTACAGAGAATAAAGTAAGAAAGTTAAAACTTACAATAAGTGGTGAATAATAAGAAGATTATCGTTTTGAATGGTTATTTCCGAGTAATCAATAATTCAAAGTAACGTTCGGCGGTAACGCTGAAGAGCACCTTAGCTATTCAAACGCACAGTATACTAGAATCCGTCGATGATGTACCGAAGTAAAGTCTCGATCAAAGGGATTCGACAAATTTGAATGATGTTAAGCAGATTACTGTTTTGAAATGTGAAATTGGCTTTAACGAACCACATTCTCTAGACAGAGGAAGATGGGCTTGAGGGTGATGTTTTGGCATGCAATGTTACAATGACTGGACAGACTGTAACAACTAACGAGAAACATGTGGGGTAAACCTAGGACGATATACCAGAGGTTGATTGGCACGGTTCGAGATTGACTAAATCCAAGTAAACACATTTACTTCCAGCAAACAAAcccataattttctttttgtcatatatatatgtgtgcatTTACTCAGCTGGTGTGAATGGTTGGTTTTAGACCAGGTTTTGTTTCCTGTGTTTCTTGCTTAGAACTGGGTCCGAGCCTTTGGTCACTGGTCTAATCCATGTCTTACACGCGGAAAATGTTTCCAAATTATCATAActctaatgtttttttgttcgCTACAatgacaaaatataattaaaactctTATCTACCATTCTTGTGTCCTTTAGGCAGCCAAAACAGACAAATCAGATCCCAGTTGCGTACAGTAAGAGAGATGATAACTGGAAGCTTTCTTTGAACAATGTTCTTGACCAGAGCAGATAATGTCACAAATGACAGCTTTCATACCTTGGAAGCAACATGAGAATTATCTTCAGGAATCGTGTCTCTTGTCCTCCATTGAGCATACGATCCAATCGGTTGACAATTACCATAAAAATTGAGATTGATCACAGCAACATATTCTACGAGATTAATCcacaaagttattttattatgtttgaatATTACTGCTCTAAATATTTATGGAATTGAGATGTATTTAATTTGCT is a genomic window of Populus alba chromosome 5, ASM523922v2, whole genome shotgun sequence containing:
- the LOC118062100 gene encoding cytokinin dehydrogenase 5: MATKLLLTFAICRLIVTVGLTVDPSELLRLGVGGQLSVDPFDVETASLDFGLISRSEPMAVLHPGSADDIARLVQAAYLSSQGFTVSARGHGHSINGQAQTSNGVVIEMSGGSRGSRLGLGNLAKPQVAVKEMHVDVWGGELWIDVLRSTLEHGLAPKSWTDYLYLSVGGTLSNGGISGQAFNHGPQISNVYELDVVTGKGELMTCSEEKNSKLFHAVLGGLGQFGIITRARIALEPAPQRVRWIRVLYSNFSTFTGDQEYLISMHGKPSTLKFDYVEGFVIVDEGLINNWRSSFFSPRNPVKISSVGANGGVLYCLEITKNYDESAGDAIDQEVEALMKNLNFIPSTVFTTDLPYIDFLDRVHRAELKLRAKGLWEVPHPWLNLFVPRSRIADLDRGVFKGILGNNKTSGPILIYPMNKNKWDQRSSVVTPDEDVFYLVALLRSALDNGEETQSLEYLTDQNRKILRFCDDAGIKVKQYLPHYTTREEWMDHFGDKWDRFYQRKMEFDPRRILATGQRIFNPSSASTSTVSPW